From one Peredibacter starrii genomic stretch:
- a CDS encoding DUF5522 domain-containing protein, producing MQKELSYLTPEGFTVFTSHYLKNKGTCCKSACLHCPYGFTIKKHGIQFRDVSENDFDLVEEILKENESSVEWKTFWPENVKLVLLKERVAGLMLKNHIVVKHLLLRPHFQHQGISKELVESYFFI from the coding sequence ATGCAGAAAGAACTTTCTTATTTAACTCCCGAAGGCTTTACCGTTTTCACCAGTCATTATCTTAAGAATAAAGGCACTTGCTGTAAGTCGGCATGTCTTCATTGTCCTTATGGTTTCACGATCAAAAAACACGGAATTCAATTTCGCGATGTTAGTGAAAATGATTTTGACTTGGTTGAAGAGATCCTGAAGGAGAATGAATCTTCAGTTGAATGGAAAACTTTCTGGCCCGAGAACGTTAAGCTTGTTTTGTTAAAAGAACGAGTTGCGGGCCTTATGCTAAAGAACCATATCGTTGTGAAACATTTGCTCCTTAGGCCCCATTTTCAGCACCAGGGTATCAGTAAAGAACTAGTTGAGAGCTATTTCTTTATCTAG